The genome window TAAAGATATTCTGTTCAATTCCGAATATCGCCACGGGAATACTGCTGCAGGCTGGTAAAAATCATTTCCTTATTGATCCGGGTGACGGCATACTTCGCGATATTAATAAGGAGCTCAGCGCTGAAAAAGTCGCGGCAATTTCAGATATATTTATCACCCACGGCCACCATGACCACGTGGGAGGTGTCTGGTCATTCCTCACCTATTTACGTGTTGTGAGAAAGAGCGACCGCCTCAACATCTATTACCCGGACGGCTGTGTTGAGATAGAAAGCATTTATAGTGCTTTCAGCAAAGTTTATGCAAAAAGCACAACTTATCAAATAGCTCTTAAAAAGATTTCCAAACATTCCACTTTCAGGACAAAGGAAGTTGCTGTTAAGCCTTTCCCCGTAATCCACAAAGAAATTTCAATCGAAACCGGTAAAAGCCGTATCGTTCCAGCTTTAGGCTATAATTTCACCTACGGCGATACCCGCATCTGCTATGGCGGTGACACAGCATATTGCGAAGCGTTAGTACGCAATGCAAAGGATGCTGATTTAGCAATCCTTGAAGCCGGACATGATGATGAAACTCCTGATGATATGCATATGACCATGCGCGAAGCTGTTTCAATCGGAAAGAGCGCAAAGGAGTATTTCTTAGTACACGTTCCGGAATAATTAACCACTCTTTTCATTAACCTTACAACCTGCTATGAAACAACTTTACATTTTTCTGTTTATTCTCACTTCCCTCACCCTGGCACAATCAGACACCATGAGATTCGAGGGTGAAAAGCGTCTAAAAAATATCAAAATGCTCACCTTCCAGGGAGAAAATGCGGAAGCGTACCTTTCATTCTCGGGTGATAAATTAATTTTTCAGAAAACGGACGGTGATCTGGAATGTGACCAGATTTTCACCATGGGCACTGACGGCTCAAACCAAAAAATGGTTTCGAACGGAAAAGGAAGAACCACCTGTGCTTACTACCTTCCGGGGGACAAACAGATTATATACGCATCCACACATCATTTTGATGAAAAATGCCCACCTCCGCCTGACAGATCAAAAGGTTACGTCTGGAAGTTATATGAATCTTTTGATTTGTTTATCGCAGATGCCGACGGCAGCAATATCCGCCAGATAACCGATGCACCAGGTTATGATGCAGAAGCAACAGTTTCTCCTAAAGGTGATAAAATTATCTTCACCTCTCTCCGTGATGGTGACCCGGAATTATACGTTTGCGATATAGACGGTTCCAATCAGAAACGCCTCACTTTTGAAAAAGGTTATGATGGCGGTGCATTCTTCTCGCATGACGGAAGTAAAATCGTTTTCCGCGCAAGCAGACCAAAGACTGAAAAAGAACTTGAAGATTATAATGAACTGGTAACCAGCGGTTACGTACGTCCTACGGCTTTAGAAATTTTTGTGATGGCTGCAGACGGCAGCAATATGAAACAGATCACAAACTTTGGGAAAGCAAGTTTCGCTCCATATTTCCATCCAAACGGCAAGAAAATCATCTTCTCTTCCAATATAAACAGCAAGAGCGGAAGAAACTTTGATCTTTATACCATAAATCTTGACGGTACCGGTCTTGAACAGATTACTTATAATGAGTCTTTTGACGGCTTCCCTTTCTTTACTCCTGACGGTAAGAAGCTGATTTTTGCTTCCAACCGATATAACAAAAATCCCAATGATACCAATATTTTTATTGCGGAGTGGGTAAATGAATAACAGGTTTTATCAGTCTGCTTTGGCTGCATTGTTTACCTTAGGAATATTTTCTTCTGCTTATGCCCAGACTTCTCCTGAAATCAAAGAAAAAGATTTTAGGAAACATATATCTCATCTGGCTTCTGACGAACTCAAAGGCAGAATGACCGGCACTGAACAAGAAAAGGCAGCAGCCGAATATATCAGCAAGGAGTTTAAGCGCTTCGGGCTAAAGCCATACTTTAATGGAAGCTGGTTTCAGAATTTTCCTTTCATCTCAGGTGTTGAGTTAAAAGGAAATAACAGCTTTACTTTCTCATCAACCGACAAAAAATATGTAGTTGAAAAAGACTTCATCCCGCTTGGCTTCAGTTCTTCCCTGAGCGTTTCAGGTGAAGTTGTATTTGCCGGCTATGGGATATCTTCCAAAGACAACGGCTATGATGACTATGAAGGTCTGAACCTTGAAGGCAAGATTGTATTAGTTCTCCGTTACAATCCGGAGTATGATAATCCCCATTCAAAGCTTGAAGAGTTCGCATCATTCCGTTACAAAGCAAACATTGCAAAAGAAAAAGGCGCAAAAGCCATTCTCTTTGTGAACGGTCCGGCTCCTGTTGAAGAAGATAAACTGCAGAAACTCACTTATGACCGTGCCTCCTCTGTACCGGGAATTGCAGCCGTTCATATCTCCCGCTCTGCTGCAGATGCAATGCTTTCCAAAAGCGGATTTACCGTTAAATCACTTCAGGAGAAAATAAAAGCTGATGGTGAACCGCATTCCTTTTCAGTAGCTGGAGTAACCGTTCAACTGGAAACCGGTGTTGCCGAAGTTAAAAAAGAAGGAATTAATGTAGCTGGTATCATCCCCGGTTCTGATAAAAACCTGAAAGATGAATATATTGTCATCGGTGCACATTACGATCATCTTGGTATGGGAGGAGCTAACTCACTTTATCGCGGTGATGAACCGCAGATTCACAACGGAGCAGATGATAATGCTTCAGGCACAAGCGGTATTCTCGAGCTGGCAGAATATCTCAGTAAAAACAAAAAACAGTTAAAACGCAGTATTATCCTGGCAGGTTTCTCTGGTGAGGAACTTGGACTTCTTGGTTCCTCCCACATGGTGAATAATCCTGTTGTTGCTAATGAGAAGATTACAGCAATGATCAATCTTGATATGATTGGCCGGCTTACTGACAGTGCGCTCATTGTTTACGGTACAGGCACTTCTTCCGGCTGGAAAGAGATGCTCAATAAAAACAAGCCCGCGGATCTTAATCTTACCTTTAATGATGAAGGTTATGGTCCAAGTGACCACTCCTCATTCTATGGAAAAAATATCCCTGTGTTGTTTTTCTTTACTGGCACCCATTCTGATTACCATAGACCCGGTGACGATGCGGAAAAGATAAACTATACCGGGCTTGAAGCTGTGGTGAAGTATGTGGCTGCAATGGTCATGGATATATCTCAAATGAGCTCCAGACCAGAATATGTAAATGTACCAAGAAAAGACAATCAGAGAATGGGCGGCTGGAAAGTTTATGTAGGCACTATCCCCGATTATGCTTATTCAGGTCAGGGGCTTAAAATTACGGGTGTTAATGAAGGCAGCCCGGCTAAAAAAGCAGGTTTGCACGGAGGTGATATAATTACCAAATTTGGTGCAAAACAGATTAATAACATATACGATTATGTTTATGCTCTGCAGGAATTAGTCCCCGGTGATATTGTTGACCTTGATGTAACCCGTGGTGAAGAAAAAATTCAGCTTAAACTTGAGCTTGGGGCAAAATAGCTCAGTTAGTTCAATTAAAAAAGCTCCATCAGCCAAAAACTGTTGGAGCTATTTTTTGAAATATATCTTACTTCAACAAAACCGATTTTATCTGTTTTGTACCAATCTTAGTTTGCAGTCGCACAATATAAATACCGGATGATAGGTTCGTACCAGATTCATCCTTTCCGTTCCAGTTAAATCTTTCCCGATTTCCGGTACTGATTCCTTCTGCTAAAGTAATAATCTGCCTGCCCATTATGTCATAAATAACCACTTCAAACCCTTCATGATGTGGTACCGTTACCTCGTAGGTTTGAGTTGCATTGAATGGGTTAGGGTAAGCTGTAATTGAAAAATCATCAGGAGAGATTATTTCATCTTCTAAACTTGTACCAATTGTTGGTTTATAAATTTTCGAAAACTCTCTCACCTGGAATGAATTAAAATTATGTGTAATATAGTCCTGAGATATAATCACTTCCATATTTCCGTCACCGTCAATATCATACATGGTTCCGCCAAAGTATTCACTGCTGACGCCAGAGGGTACTTTATCTCTAAATTTAACATAATAGAGAGCATAATTGTGTTCATTTGGAAATCCGCGGAAGGTTAATATAAAAAACACATTGTCCAGACAGACAATAAGTTCTTCTACACCGTCACCGTTAATATCCTTTGCAAGCATATTATAGGCAGCAAACGAGAAGATCCCTGGTATTTCAATTCTTGCAACCTGCTGATACTGATTGTCTCCTGTTGCTTCAAATGCAGTGAAGCGCGTAATACCAACTCCGTTCCGGAAGGCATCTCCGCCGACCCAAAACTCCTTCCTTCCATTACCGTCTATATCATTACTTGCGGCATGCATATAGGGATTTGAATGTCCAACAGTACCCGTCCATGAATTCGTGTAGGTACCGAGTACTGGTGAATATTCAAGTATCTGGATTTTACCCTTCACATTACCCAATACTATATCAGCATATCCGTCACCATCAATGTCTTCTGCTGAAAATCCTGCGGAATATACATCCTCCTGTCTGAATTCATAAACACTGTCAAAACCATTTTGCTGAGAATTAACAGTCTTAATAAAGTTTCTACCGGGTGATGCAAGTGAATAATAAACCAAATCAGTATTATCATCAAGATTGAAATCCCCAAAAGTCGGATCATTCATTTGATACCCCATATCGTTTAGCATCATTTCATTAACGGGGAAGGATGTATCACTTGGCGCATTCATAACAAAACCATATTTACTGCCTGGAAAAGTCTGAATATATACCTCTAGGTCACCATCATTATCTATATCATACAATGCTTTGGCTCTCAGTAGTGTATCCTTATATATATGTCTGATGATATAATTGTCGAGTTGAGAATCATATTCAAATATTTTCACCGGAAAAGGACCATTGGGGGCATCTAAAAAATATAAATCGCTTCCATAAAATTCCGTTATCCCATTCTTGTTAACATCACCAATCAATACTGGGGCTACAAAACCGCCAGTAGCATTAACCTCCTTCCAAAATGTGTAGCGATCGTGGTATAAAAGTGTATCTACATTTAGAACATCTATTACAACTGTGTCTATTCCATCAACAGGAAGATTGCCTTGTTCAGGATAAATACCTTTTACAATGGATTTACCCCCAGGATATTTTATCAATAGCAAACTGTCCGAATTATTGTATAACTCACTTTCAATGTTTTGCTTTAACAACTCCTGCTTTATTTGCTTCAAATTCTGACCATGCAGAAATATAATCTGCAAAAACAAAAGGCATAATACAATGTTCTTCATAAGATTCTCCATTTATACAGAATGAAAGCTGGTCATCATCTGGTTTAGATGATGACCAGCAGGAACACTTTTACAGATTATTTTAATAAAGCTAATTTAATACTTCGAACAGTTTTGGCCGTTATCAACCGGCAAACATACATCCCGCTTGGTAAGTTTTGTCCATCAAGCACTTTTGTATGCATTCCTTTTGTAAGCGGCTGATTAATCAATATTGCCACCTCGCTACCATTCATGTCAAATATCCTCAAATCTACAAATTGTTCACTTTCTAAAGCAAAAGAAATCTTTGTGGTCGGGTTAAATGGATTTGGATAATTTGCAAATACTGAATAATCTAATTCTTCCATCTCTTCGTTGCCAGAGAATTCCTTACTAAGCTCACCCCCAACAACATAACAACTTGCCGTGCCTGAAAATTCAGATTCATTGTCGTTCAAATCTATTGCCTTTAATTTGTATTGAATCTGTGTACCAGCAGGATCCCCGGCTTGTCTCAAATTCAGCGTATTATCTACATAGTATAGATTTGTAGTAGTTGCTAAGTAAGCCCATGAAGCAGTACCATATTTTCTATATACTTTATAGCCGTTTATATCAGCTTCATTATTCCTGCTCCATTCCAGCCGCGGATGTCCTGTTTGGTTCACCTGTGCAAGGTTCTGTGGTGCTAAAGGAGCAGCATCATTTTGCTTAAATTTAAGGTAATTATCAATCCCATATTTCCATACACAATAAATGTCATTCGAGACAGATGTCATATCTGAAATACTTATCGAACTGCCTTGCTCGATCTCAGTTACACTGCTCCAGGAAATATTGTTATGTGTTCTAAATTCAAGATGATTGCCTACATACAGGATATGTGAGTACCCATTCGATGTTGTGACAAACGAAACTGGAGCCATTACATTGGTTGCTTGGAAAAGTTGTTCGGCTGATGACCAGGTTGTGCTGCCAACTGCCCGCATTTTTACATTGAGATTATTATAAAACAATCCCATCCCACCAACAAACTCATAGTAAAAATTAAATAAGTTTCCATTACCTACCCCAATTCTTTCTAACGAAGATGCAGGTGATGGTCCAAAAACTACCTGAGAAT of Ignavibacteriales bacterium contains these proteins:
- a CDS encoding PD40 domain-containing protein, giving the protein MKQLYIFLFILTSLTLAQSDTMRFEGEKRLKNIKMLTFQGENAEAYLSFSGDKLIFQKTDGDLECDQIFTMGTDGSNQKMVSNGKGRTTCAYYLPGDKQIIYASTHHFDEKCPPPPDRSKGYVWKLYESFDLFIADADGSNIRQITDAPGYDAEATVSPKGDKIIFTSLRDGDPELYVCDIDGSNQKRLTFEKGYDGGAFFSHDGSKIVFRASRPKTEKELEDYNELVTSGYVRPTALEIFVMAADGSNMKQITNFGKASFAPYFHPNGKKIIFSSNINSKSGRNFDLYTINLDGTGLEQITYNESFDGFPFFTPDGKKLIFASNRYNKNPNDTNIFIAEWVNE
- a CDS encoding ribonuclease Z, giving the protein MTKKQPKQVISKYPIRWAKKNFSIKIFCSIPNIATGILLQAGKNHFLIDPGDGILRDINKELSAEKVAAISDIFITHGHHDHVGGVWSFLTYLRVVRKSDRLNIYYPDGCVEIESIYSAFSKVYAKSTTYQIALKKISKHSTFRTKEVAVKPFPVIHKEISIETGKSRIVPALGYNFTYGDTRICYGGDTAYCEALVRNAKDADLAILEAGHDDETPDDMHMTMREAVSIGKSAKEYFLVHVPE
- a CDS encoding T9SS type A sorting domain-containing protein, giving the protein MKNIVLCLLFLQIIFLHGQNLKQIKQELLKQNIESELYNNSDSLLLIKYPGGKSIVKGIYPEQGNLPVDGIDTVVIDVLNVDTLLYHDRYTFWKEVNATGGFVAPVLIGDVNKNGITEFYGSDLYFLDAPNGPFPVKIFEYDSQLDNYIIRHIYKDTLLRAKALYDIDNDGDLEVYIQTFPGSKYGFVMNAPSDTSFPVNEMMLNDMGYQMNDPTFGDFNLDDNTDLVYYSLASPGRNFIKTVNSQQNGFDSVYEFRQEDVYSAGFSAEDIDGDGYADIVLGNVKGKIQILEYSPVLGTYTNSWTGTVGHSNPYMHAASNDIDGNGRKEFWVGGDAFRNGVGITRFTAFEATGDNQYQQVARIEIPGIFSFAAYNMLAKDINGDGVEELIVCLDNVFFILTFRGFPNEHNYALYYVKFRDKVPSGVSSEYFGGTMYDIDGDGNMEVIISQDYITHNFNSFQVREFSKIYKPTIGTSLEDEIISPDDFSITAYPNPFNATQTYEVTVPHHEGFEVVIYDIMGRQIITLAEGISTGNRERFNWNGKDESGTNLSSGIYIVRLQTKIGTKQIKSVLLK
- a CDS encoding T9SS type A sorting domain-containing protein, with protein sequence MKTKFFLFLAFFLIAPPPLVWAQQWQSVVTTSINEPYLDKLDQFANRDGIHLALREGQNGSIKYYRLNTSGSVVSSATISSSGNFPSITGSNDKVYIIYRDGGYIKGKYSTNAGSNWTNISEIDISTNTCNSLDAVYDNNSVHLVYSLQNNGYNYESYYYRLAPSNEWLDYKEVTDEYSVVGGYASVTVSQDRVHVSFNTGYNQNPGNQGTARVRDKYQSTWGNSQVVFGPSPASSLERIGVGNGNLFNFYYEFVGGMGLFYNNLNVKMRAVGSTTWSSAEQLFQATNVMAPVSFVTTSNGYSHILYVGNHLEFRTHNNISWSSVTEIEQGSSISISDMTSVSNDIYCVWKYGIDNYLKFKQNDAAPLAPQNLAQVNQTGHPRLEWSRNNEADINGYKVYRKYGTASWAYLATTTNLYYVDNTLNLRQAGDPAGTQIQYKLKAIDLNDNESEFSGTASCYVVGGELSKEFSGNEEMEELDYSVFANYPNPFNPTTKISFALESEQFVDLRIFDMNGSEVAILINQPLTKGMHTKVLDGQNLPSGMYVCRLITAKTVRSIKLALLK
- a CDS encoding M28 family peptidase; amino-acid sequence: MNNRFYQSALAALFTLGIFSSAYAQTSPEIKEKDFRKHISHLASDELKGRMTGTEQEKAAAEYISKEFKRFGLKPYFNGSWFQNFPFISGVELKGNNSFTFSSTDKKYVVEKDFIPLGFSSSLSVSGEVVFAGYGISSKDNGYDDYEGLNLEGKIVLVLRYNPEYDNPHSKLEEFASFRYKANIAKEKGAKAILFVNGPAPVEEDKLQKLTYDRASSVPGIAAVHISRSAADAMLSKSGFTVKSLQEKIKADGEPHSFSVAGVTVQLETGVAEVKKEGINVAGIIPGSDKNLKDEYIVIGAHYDHLGMGGANSLYRGDEPQIHNGADDNASGTSGILELAEYLSKNKKQLKRSIILAGFSGEELGLLGSSHMVNNPVVANEKITAMINLDMIGRLTDSALIVYGTGTSSGWKEMLNKNKPADLNLTFNDEGYGPSDHSSFYGKNIPVLFFFTGTHSDYHRPGDDAEKINYTGLEAVVKYVAAMVMDISQMSSRPEYVNVPRKDNQRMGGWKVYVGTIPDYAYSGQGLKITGVNEGSPAKKAGLHGGDIITKFGAKQINNIYDYVYALQELVPGDIVDLDVTRGEEKIQLKLELGAK